In Ruminococcaceae bacterium BL-6, a genomic segment contains:
- the cas5d gene encoding CRISPR pre-crRNA endoribonuclease Cas5d yields MDDSKNQVIEVWGDFACYSRPESKVERLTYPVPPPSAVRGVLSAIYSKPPEFYWQVRKIEVLNPINYVNFRRNEVKCKMGAKPFLVEDERTQRQTVALKDVHYRITAQMVPRPSFTGGRQRIMVQFERRVKRGQCFFQPSLGLREFPAYFSWGSSGKPPVKSLNLDLGYMLYDVFDLHDFEVRKKCKPSVSLFHAQVNGGVMEIPPYDDAWVLKPEGGSQIADGAL; encoded by the coding sequence ATGGATGACTCAAAGAATCAGGTGATTGAGGTCTGGGGCGATTTTGCTTGCTACTCGAGGCCGGAAAGCAAAGTGGAACGCCTTACATACCCGGTGCCGCCGCCCTCTGCTGTGCGCGGAGTACTCAGCGCCATTTATTCGAAGCCCCCGGAATTTTACTGGCAGGTCAGAAAAATTGAAGTGCTGAATCCTATCAATTATGTAAATTTCCGACGCAACGAAGTAAAGTGCAAAATGGGCGCAAAGCCGTTTCTTGTGGAGGACGAGCGCACACAGCGCCAAACGGTAGCGCTGAAAGACGTTCATTACCGCATCACCGCTCAAATGGTCCCGCGTCCAAGCTTCACCGGCGGCCGGCAGCGGATAATGGTTCAGTTCGAACGGCGCGTGAAACGCGGCCAGTGCTTTTTTCAGCCTTCCCTCGGGCTGCGGGAATTTCCGGCTTACTTCAGCTGGGGCAGCAGCGGAAAACCGCCGGTAAAATCTTTAAACCTCGATTTGGGTTATATGCTTTACGACGTGTTTGACCTGCATGATTTTGAAGTGAGAAAGAAATGTAAACCGAGCGTTTCCCTGTTTCATGCGCAGGTGAACGGCGGGGTAATGGAAATTCCACCCTATGACGATGCGTGGGTGCTGAAGCCGGAAGGGGGAAGCCAGATTGCTGACGGAGCTCTATGA